The Thalassotalea sediminis genome includes the window ATTTAAATGCTTCATTGTTGTACATGCCGTTTGCACGTAATTGAACACATGCTTCAAACGGTAAGTCATCTAACACATCAGGATCACGACAACCACCGTCTTCACTTTCAATCACCTCTAAAACTTCTTCTACAATGCTAGTACTTGCATAGCCAACAGCAATACCGTTGTCACTGATATCTAGAATAGCTGATTCACCACCGTAAGTCGCTTCAGGTGGAAAAATAGGGATAATGGTTTCACCTGCATCTGGTGACATAAATGCTCGCGTGGTAAATTCACTTAACCAAACCGTTACTTCACTACCGTCAGCTTCCGTAAAAGGTACTGGTAAAAATGGCGCTGAGCCATTGCCGTATACCCAACCATCATCGGTAATACCATTGATATAATCAACCGTAGAACGTGTCAATGTTTCAGTGTCTTCGAATGCAACATCAAACACAGTAAATTCTTCTGATTCTCCACCAACGTTTATCATTGCAACAATATCACCATATTTTTGATGGTATAAACTATTGTTTTGCACTTCTTTTAAATAATATTCAGCCCAAAACAAATCGTTTGCTGTTGGCGTTCCAGCGCGTAGCGCATCTTCATCTTCAATATCATTGATGCCGCTAACTAAATCATGACTACGCTGAGCGTAGCGCACAATATTATCGTAATCATTTTCATCAAAATACTTAAATTGCACCGGAAAGTTGTACGCATCTGTACCTGATATGGCCATTTGACCAAAATTATTTTCTTGTTGTGAATAAGTATATTTAAATTTATCAGCGGCCCCTTTATCAATAATTTTATAGGTAGCTGCTTGTGCTGATGTCAAGGCTAATGCACTGCCAATACTGAGTGTTAAGACCGATTTTACCAATATTTTCATGTAACTACGTAACTCTTATGATTTCTATATTTCGTCTAGTTCTTGCCACCTAGCGTAGGCAACTTCGAGTTTCGACTCTTTTTCTTCTAGCTGGTTCAATGTTTTCTGCGTTTCATTTGGATCTTGTGTAAAAAATCCAGCGTCATTAACCAGTTCTTGTAATGCTGCTATTTCTTGTTCAAGACTATCAATTAGGTCAGGTAAAGCCTCTAGCTCTCTTGAATCTTTATAAGATAGCTTTTTCTTGACGGGCTTTTCTTGAACCTTACCCTTCTTTGTCTCTTGTGTGTTGGCAGGTGTTTCTATTTTTTCTACTGCACTTGCGTGCGCCTTTCGTGACGCATCGACACGAGCAACATACTGCTCTACATCATCATAACCACCAACAATTTGTGTTATCTGGCCAGTACCGTCAAAATACAAACAAGTATCGACACAATTATCAACAAAGTCGCGATCATGGCTGACTAAAATAACGGTTCCTGCGTAATTTGCAACGACTTCTTCTAATAATTCCAAAGTTTCTATATCTAGATCGTTTGTTGGTTCATCTAAGATAAGTAAATTACTTGGACGTAAGAACAGCCTTGCAAGTAATAGCCTGTTCTTTTCGCCACCTGAAAGTGCGCGTACAGGTGTTCTTGCTCTCTTTGGACTGAATAGAAAATCTTGCAAATAGCCTAATACATGACGCGTTCTACCATTAACGGTGACATCTTGCTTGCCGTCAGCAACTGTGTCTTGTACCGTTTTATTTAGATCTAACGCTTCTCTATGCTGATCAAAATAGGCAATTTCCAAATTTACACCACTTCGCATTTTACCTTTGGTGGGGCTTAATTGTTCCATCAAACATTTAATTAAAGTTGATTTACCCGTACCATTTGCGCCAATTAACGCTAAACGATCACCACGAGAGATCAATAGATCCAAGTTTTTAATGATAACATTATCATCAAAAGCAATTGTTAATTGGTTGGATTCGAAAACGAGCTTCCCTGAACGTTCACCCGTTGATATTTTCATATCACTTTGATGATTAAGTTCACGACGTTGTTTTCGTACTAAACGCAATTTTTCTAATGCCCTAACCCGGCCTTCATTGCGTGTTCTTCTTGCCTTTATACCTTGTCTAATCCAGGTTTCTTCTTCAGCTAATTTTTTATCAAATAACGCATTCTGCTGTGCTTCTACCTGTAAATCATGCTGTTTTTGCTCAACATATATATCATAGTTACCTGGATAGCTCGTTAATATACCTCTATCAAGATCGACGATACGCGTAGCAAGGCCACGGATAAAGGCTCTATCATGGCTGATAAAAACTATAGTACCTTTAAATTCCTTTAAAAATTGTTCGAGCCATAAGACACTATTTATATCTAAATGGTTAGTCGGTTCATCTAACAAAAGAATTTCTGGGTTCGATACTAATGCTCTAGCTAATGCAAGTTTACGCAACCAACCACCAGACAATGCACTCACTTTACTTGCGGCATTCAATGATAACTTTGTTAATACCTGTTCGATACGTTGTTCATCTTGCCACGCATTAGCTTGCTCTAATGCCTGCTGCACAACAGACAACTTCTCTAAATTTTCTTCCGAAGGTGTTTGCTCAACCACTCCAATAAGGTTGTGGTATTTTTGTATTAATACAGCATTTTCTGCAATACCTTGTGCAACATAGTCAAATACTGACATATCACACGATTCTGGAGGATCTTGCTCTAGCATTGAGACACGAACATCATTAGAAATGACAAAATCGCCATCATCTAGCTGTTGTTTCTTATTCAGTATTTTTAATAAAGATGATTTACCGGCACCATTGCGTCCTACAAGGCATACGCGCTCACCTTGTTTTATACGTAACTCTGCTTTGTCGAGAATATGATCGGTACCAAAGGCTAATTCACCTTGTGTAATTCTTATTAATTCCATTAGACTACTAATTCATTTATTTGTTGTTCAGTAAATGGCCAAAAAAGCTTTTCACCACTTTTACAATGTTCTAATACAGGAATATGTACGCCATACTCTGCAACAAGTCGATCATCGTCAACGATATCAACTACCTTTAGCGCTTGCTCCTCAATTCGCGCCAAACACATCGATAATGCTTGTTCACAAAGGTGGCAGCCTTCGCTGCTATATAAATAGTATTCAATTGTCATTAACTATTCACCCGCGTGATTAACCAACTATTGTGGATATGTTTATTGCGCTGAAAATCTCTATCTCGCGTTTGCTCAGAAATGTTAGTTGCCTTTAACCCAATCGCTGCGAGTCCATCATGATCTATTTTGAAGTTACGTTTGTTGTTGGTAAAGATAATCTCGCCGCCTTCATTCAAACTGGCAACGGCGTCAGTTATTACGTCTAAATGATCACGCTGTACATCAAAACTATCTTCCATACGTTTTGAATTTGAAAACGTAGGCGGATCAATAAAAATAACATCAAATCCGTTTTTATTTTCTTTTAACCATGTTAAGCAGTCTGCTTGAATAAAGCTGTATTGTTCACCGCTTAGGTTATTCAAATCAAAGTTTTCTTTCGCCCAGCTTAAGTAGGTATTTGACATATCTACTGTTGTGACTGATTTTGCACCATGAAGTGCGGATTGAACGGAAACAGAGCCTGTATACGCAAACAAATTGAGCAATGATTTGTTTTTCGCTTTCTGTGCGACAATTTGTCGTGTTTTACGGTGATCTAAAAATAAGCCTGTATCGAGGTAATCCCAGAGGTTAATTTTAAATTTGGCGCCATACTCGCTTAAGGTTATAGACTGTTGCTTTTGAGCAAGTTTTTGATATTGATTTGTGCCCTTCTGCTTTGCACGCGTTTTTAAGACGACTTTATCGGCAGGAATTTCTAGCGTTTTTGGCGCGAAGTAAATCACTTCTTGCAAACGTTTAGCCGCTTTAGTGGGTTCAATATTAGCTGGTGGCGCGTATTCTTGAATAACAAGGTAATCACCATAAACATCTACCGCTACATTATATTCTGGTATATCAGCATCATATAAACGGTAACAATCTAGTTGTTCTTTTTTAAGCCAGTTTTTTAAGTTTTTTCGGTTTTTTAGCAAACGATTAGCAAATGCTGAATCCATACCGGAAAAGTCAGCTTGTGGCGTACGTTCGTCTTTAGCACGCTGTTTATCGTTTATTTGATAACAAGCTAATTGACAATCTAACGGACCATTTTTAAATTTATAACGTTTATCACTACTTAATTTCAATAACGTTAACAGTTCTATATTGGCCGTAAATATTGAAATTCGCCATTGATCAAAGTTTTCTTTAAATGACTGGCCTAAATGTACGAAGGTTTCAACTAATTCAGGAAGTTCACCAATACGCTCGCCATAAGGCGGGTTGAAAACGATATAACCTGCATCACTGAACTTATTTGTTAGTTGGCTGGCATCGGCTTCAGAAAATTCAATAAAATCAGAAAACCCAGCATTACGTGCATTTTGTTTAGCCGCTTTTAGTACACGACCGTCTTCATCATAGCCATATACCTTTCCAGAAAATTGAGCTAGTGCTTGTTCTGTATTGGCTTTAGCATCAGCTAAAGCGTGTTGCCATGTTTCGACTTCATGTGCTAACCAATGTTCAAACCCCCAAGTATCTCGATGAATATTCGGTGCGCATCCAATAGCCATTGACACCGCTTCTATCAGCAAAGTACCTGAGCCACACATTGGGTCAATAAGTGGTTTAGTTTGATCATCCAACCAACCGCTACGGGTAATAATAGCTGCTGCAAGGTTTTCTTTTAACGGTGCAGCCCCCGTACTTTCACGGTAACCACGTTGGAATAATGACCGGCCTGAAAAATCTAAATAAAAGCTCACATTTCCTTTCAGTAACCTTGCTTGTATACGAATATCTGGTTGATATTTATCTACATTAGGGCGAGCTAATCCACAATCGCGAAAATGATCTACAATGGCGTCTTTAACGGTTAATCCACCGAATTGGCTATTACGTATTTCACGACTTTTACCAACAAAGTCAATAGCAAAACTTTTATCACTATCAAAAATGTCTGACCAAACAACATCACTTGCCGCCGCATGCAAAGTATCTTTGTCATCAGCATCACTTGATGCTAGTTTTAATAACACTCTAGAAGCAAACCTTGTCCAAATACAAATTCGGTAGGCGGTTTCAATTGCAGCGGAAAAATAAACACCTTCTGGTTTTTGTACAACGTCGTCGGCACCAAACGACGTTAACTCTTGCGCCAATAAAATTTCGATACCAGGTGATGTTAACGCTAAAAATTGATGTGTAGACTTGATTTCCATACAGAGCTTCCTATGAGAATAGACCGCAATTATAAACAATCCGTATAGTTACGAATAGTGCTTTTCTAATAAAGACAGTAATAAAAGCACAAAAAAAGAACGAGTTGATTAACTTCCGTACGAATAGAAAAAAATTGCCAAAACGCCTTGCATTCTAACGCAAGTATCTCTAACATACGCCTCGCTTTCAACAAGGTTGTAAAGAGACAGGCGCGGGATGGAGCAGCCTGGTAGCTCGTCGGGCTCATAACCCGAAGGTCGTCAGTTCAAATCTGGCTCCCGCAACCATTTCTTTGATTAACTTGTTGGAACACATTGAAAGAACAATCTTTCAAGGCTTACTTAATAAAACTTATTTATTAAGTCATTCGGACGCGGGATGGAGCAGCCTGGTAGCTCGTCGGGCTCATAACCCGAAGGTCGTCAGTTCAAATCTGGCTCCCGCAACCAACTTTATACCGATATGTGGTATAATTAAAGAGAGATTTCTTTCAAGGCTTACTTAATAAAGCTTTTTATTAAGTCATTCGGACGCGGGATGGAGCAGCCTGGTAGCTCGTCGGGCTCATAACCCGAAGGTCGTCAGTTCAAATCTGGCTCCCGCAACCATTTCTTTGATTAACTTGTTGGAACACATTGAAAGAACAATCTTTCAAGGCTTACTTAATAAAACTTATTTATTAAGTCATTCGGACGCGGGATGGAGCAGCCTGGTAGCTCGTCGGGCTCATAACCCGAAGGTCGTCAGTTCAAATCTGGCTCCCGCAACCAACTCCTACTTGTTTAATTCTCTAATAGTATTTCACAGCTTTGAACATACAACCTTTTTGTCGTCAGTTCATTCTCCATTAGATATGGGCTCCCGCAACCAACTCCTTACTTGCTTAATTCTCTAATAGTATTTCATAGCTTTGAACATACAACCTTGTTGTCGTCAGTTCACTCTCCATTAGATATGGGCTCCCGCAACCAACTTCTTACTTGCTTAATTCTCTAATAGTATTTCACAGCTTTGAACATACAACCTTGTTGTCGTCAGTTCACTTTCAATTAGATATGGGCTCCCGCAACCAACTCCTTACTTGCTTAATTCTCTAATAGTATTTCATAGCTTTGAACATACAACCTTGTTGTCGTCAGTTCACTCTCCATTAGATATGGGCTCCCGCAACCAACTTCTTACTTGCTTAATTCTCTAATAGTATTTCACAGCTTTGACCATACAACCTTTTTGTCGTCAGTTCATTCTCCATCAGATATGGGCTCCCGCAACCAACTTCTTACTTGCTTAATTCTCTAACAGTATTTTATAGCTTTGACCATACAACCTTTTTGTCGTCAGTTCACTCTCCATTAGAAATGGGCTCCCGCAGCCACGTCTATTCCCCTGTAACTATGCATGTATATGATCATCCTATTTTAATAAACAATCCCTACTTTTATACACGCAATGATTGAACTAATTATCCTTGTATTTTTAGTCGGAGGTTTGTACGATTCTGCCGCCACACTTAACCATTAGGATGTTTTATGTCTATTACCTTAGGTCGTTATCAACACTTTAAAGGCAATTTTTATAACGTACTTCATATTGCAAAACATAGCGAAACAGAAGAGTTACATGTTGTATATCAACCTGAATACGGAGAGAGAGAGGTATGGATTCGACCACTTAGCATGTTTGATGAAACGATAGAAAGAGATGGAAAAATGATTAAACGCTTTAAGTTCGTTGGCAATAAAACCGCTTAAGTTTAATACACTGTTAGCAGAGCATAAAAACACAACTAACACCAAACGAATATCGCATGGTGTTAAACGGTTTAATGGTCAATTTAACCAATTGAAAAGTGGTTATGCTGCTGCCACGGAATTTGTTTGGCCTTAACTTCAGCTACTTTAGCTTGTGGAGGGCCAGTGTTTAACCAATTAAGCATTTTATCAACATTTTCTTCTTCACCACACAAAAGTAACTCCACCTCACCATCAGCAAGGTTATGAGCATAACCACTTAATCCATACTCAATTGCCATCTGTTGACTAGACGCTCGAAAATAAACGCCTTGTACAACGCCTCTAACGTGAGCTAGGTAACTAACATTCATAAATTCATCCCTCAATTATTGAAAATACAAATTCTTCATTGCACCTTATTCGCCGATTGTCTAAACTCGGCGCAATTTTTACCGCTTTGGTTAAGTATAGAATGTCAGCAAGAATTTATTTAAAAGAAGGTCGAGAAAAATCACTATTAAGAAAACATCCTTGGATATTTTCTAAAGCGATTAATAAAGTTAAAGGTAACCCTATGTTAGGAGATACCGTAGATCTATTTGATAATAAAGGGAAATGGCTAGCCAAAGGCGCATATTCTCCTGAATCACAAATCACCATTAGGGTATGGTCGTTTGATGAAAATGAAGAAATTGATCAGACATTTTTTTACAAAAAACTTATGGATGCTCAATCCAGACGTCAATGGTTTATTGATCGTGATGGATTAACAGGCTACCGTCTTATCGCTGGTGAATCGGATGGGTTGCCAGGCGTTACCATTGATAAATATGAAAATTTAATCGTATGTCAGTTATTAAGTGCTGGCGCAGAGTTTCACCGCTACACCATTGTGAACGCATTAACTGAGCTATTCCCAGACTGTCACATTTATGATCGATCCGACGTAGATGTTCGTAGAAAAGAAGGGTTACCACTTACAACCGGTTGGTTAACAGAGGAGCAACCATCTACTGCAACGATTATCGAAGAACATGGTTTGAAAATTCATGTTGATGTAGCTAAAGGCCACAAAACAGGGTTTTATTTAGATCAACGAGACGCCCGTGCAATTGCAGGTAAGTATGCAAAAGATAAATCTGTGCTGAACTGTTTTTCTTATACTGGCACATTTGCTTTGCATTGTGCGGCAAATAACGCAAAAGAAGTTACTAATGTTGATGTGTCACAACAAGCATTAGATCTTGCGAAAGCTAATATCGAACTAAATAACTTATCAGCTTGTAATGTTAACTATGTAAAAGAAGATGTATTTAAACTTTTGCGACAATACAAAAAACAAGGTATTACGTTTGATATGATCATCTTAGATCCACCTAAATTTGTAGACGCTAAAGCACAATTAACATCAGCATGTAGAGGTTACAAAGATATCAATATGATCGCTATGCAGTTGTTAAACCCTGGCGGGTTATTATTAACCTTTTCTTGTTCAGGTTTACTCGATGTAAGCTTATTTCAAAAAGTAGTGGCTGACGCGGCATTAGATGCCAATAAAACAGTACATTTTGTAGAGAGAACAATGCAAGCTGCCGATCATCCCATTGCCAGTAATTACCCAGAGGGCTATTACTTAAAAGGATTAGTGTGCCAAGTAAGTTAAAGGCATACCCTTTAACTTACTCGATTAGTCAATTTCAGAAATGTTTATGCCGATAAGATAATTGTCGGCAGACTCTTCTTCTATTCTAACCACCTTTCCACGTACATCTAACGGTTGTACATTGCCACCAGACGACTCCATATTTACCCGCACATCAGTGTTCATTTCAATAGGATGTGCCATCTCTATTGCCATTCCTGTTGCGCTTAAGTCTCTACATGTCGCTAAAATAGTACTATTTGCTTCGTCATCAATAATAGTGACTGTAACGTCACTATTTAGCATCATACGATAGAAATCACGTTTATCATCGTAACTTACAACCATCACATCACTCCACTAAATTACCTTTTTAAGCTACACGTTGACCGTTAATATTTGCTCATTAAAAACCTGATCAAGGTGTACTACCCTTGTACTCTTTATACGCAAGCAATAATTGCATGTCAAATAGCGCAAAAGCAAACTATTTTAACAATTGATTTATATGGTTTTTAATACGCTTTGCAGATATTGGGTAAGCGGTTCCTAAGTTCTGTGCAAACAATGAAACACGCAGTTCTTCTATCATCCATCTTACTTCACCCAATTCATTAACAAGTGCAAGATCATGCTTTTGCTTTTGTAACGCCTCTTGATATAAGTGTTGTATCTTATCTATTTCAATTACTTTTAGTCGATCTTGATTAACATCGATAGCAAGTTTCTCTAATCTACGCATCAATGCTTTTAAGTAACGTTCAATATCACTAATACGCTGATATCCTGAATTAGTAATAAAACCTTTGTAAACAAGTGAAGCCAAATGAGTTTTTACATCGCCATGAGCTTGGATCATGTTAAGGGGTACATTACCTTTCAACTTTTTACTAATATCATGCGCTAAACTTAAAACGCGTTCTACCTGAATCGCAAGCGATAATACCGCATCAGCGAGTTCTACACGAATATGTTCCTTTACTCGTTCAAACGCCACTCTATCTCGCGGATAATCACCTTGTTGTTGGATTAAATGTTGGCAAGAAGCAAGAATACAGTCATTGAGCAATTCAGCAATAGAGCCAAATGGATTGAAATATAACCCTAGTTTAGCTTTATTAGGGAGCTTTTCTTGTAGGTATTTAATCGGTGACGGAATATTAAGTAACACTAACCTTGCAACACCAAAATGCATAGCTTTATCAGCTAAGGGCTTATGCTCAAAAAGCTCAATCGCAACAGATTTTTTATGATCGACCAATGCAGGAAAGGCTTTAATTGACAAATTAGCGACTTTCTTTTCATAGTAATTGGGAATATTATCAAAATCCCAAACCGTTATATCATCGCGCTCGATCCCCTTATCGGCCACTTTTTGTATCGATGCTTTTACTTTGCCTTGTAACTTTTCTTGCAGTTCTAGTATGTCTCGTCCTTGTGCAACTAATTTATTTTTTTCGTTAAAAATTTTAAAATTCATTTGCAAGTGAACGGGTATTTCCACCTCCTGCCACGCCTCTTCTGGAATTTTTACTCCAGTCATGCGTAATAATTGCTTTTCCATTGCTTGCCGTAAGGTAAGTTCACTTGGTGATATAGCATCAAAACATGCCTGGGCATAATTTGGAGCAGGCACAAAATTACGACGTACACTTTTAGGAAGCGCTTTTATCAAGGCCATAATCAATTCATAACGTAAGGCCGGTATTTGCCAATCAAAGCCTTGATCACTAATTTGATTTAGCACGCCTATTGGTATGTGTACGCTAACGCCATCATCTTCATCACCTGGATGAAAATGATAACTTAACGGTAAGGTAAAGTTTTGCTGTTGCCATACATCTGGGTATTCTGCCTTTGAAACAACGGCACTGTCTTCATTTAATAAAAATGCTTTAGTAAAATTTAATAATTTAGGGCTTTTACGTTTTTCTTTTTGCCACCAACTCAGAAAACTTCGCTGACAAATTACCTCTGCCGGCAGGCGTTCATCGTAAAATTGACATAATAGTTCTTCATCAACCAAGAAGTCTTTTCGTCGTGCTTTTTGCTCTAGCTTCTCAATATCTTTGACAAGATCACGGTTTCGTTGGAAAAAAGACTCCTTGATAGTCGAATCGCCATTAACTAAAGCTTCTCGAATGAAAATTTCTCGACAGGTATGAGGCTCAATTTTATTAAAGGTAACCTTTCTTTTAGCAACCAATATTAAGCCGTATAGGGTTACCTGTTCAAAGGCCATTACTGCACCTTGTTTTCGTTCCCAATGCGGTTCACTATAATTTCTCTTAACAAGATGCGCCGACATAGGTTCAACCCAAGCAGGGTCTATTTTAGCAACAACACGGGCAAACAACCGACTCGTTTCTACAAGCTCTGTAGCCATCAACCACTTAGGATTCTTTTTGGCTAAGTTTGAGCCTGGAAAAACGAAAAAGCGTGAATTTCTTGCACCTTTATATTCACGGTTTTCATCAAGTTGCCCTAAATGACTCAGCAAGCCAGATAATATTGCTTGGTGTATCGTATCACCCGACGACTCTTTCTCAGCTGACCAATTCACCGATGTTAAAGCGATATTTTGCTCTTTTAACGTTAACTTCAGTTGACTGTAAATATCTTGCCACTCACGGATACGAACATAAGATAAATACTCTTTCTGACAAAGCTTTCGAAACTGGTTGTTTGTAAGTGATTTTTGCTGTTCATTAATATATTGCCACAAGCTTAGAAAACTTAAAAAATCTGATCCTTTAACCTTAAAGCGACTATGTTTTTCATCTGCTGCTTGCTGTTTTTCATGTGGCCTTTCTCGCGGATCTTGAATGCTTATACCGCTGACTATCACAAACACCTCGTCAACACAGCCATAATCAATTGCTGTTAACACCATTTTTGCTAAACGTGGATCAACAGGGTATTTAGCTAGCTGTCTACCACTTTGGGTGAGTGTTGTTTTGTTTTTTCGAGTATGAATAGCCGCAAGTTCTTCTAAAAGTCTTACGCCATCTTTAATATTACGATTATCCGGCGCCTGAACGAAAGGAAATTCATCAATGTGTCCAAGATCTAGCGCTAACATTTGTAATA containing:
- the hrpA gene encoding ATP-dependent RNA helicase HrpA; amino-acid sequence: MPSENSNISFPDNNTADSSLSISQLQSQLADVRQSDIGLLKKRLLGLAKISDVNKQQKVLQQIARQIKASIEHKQSKLQRKLSIDYPDGLPVSESVERISQAIEQNQVVIIAGETGSGKTTQIPKICMALGRGIEGMIGHTQPRRIAARTVASRIAEELESSVGDLIGYKVRFTDQVSEKSYVKLMTDGILLAEMQRDRLLRQYDTIIIDEAHERSLNIDFILGYLRQILPKRPDLKIIITSATIDPERFAKHFQLPNQKPVPIIEVSGRTYPVEMRYRPLSEQNENVDIINGIIQAIEELSALPMGDILVFLNGEREIRDTANALEKEHFAHTQILPLYSRLTVQEQNRIFQQHTGRNIVLATNVAETSLTVPGIKYVIDPGTARISRYSYRTKVQRLPIEPISQASANQRAGRCGRVSEGVCIRLYSEDDYLNRPEFTDPEILRTNLATVILQMLALDLGHIDEFPFVQAPDNRNIKDGVRLLEELAAIHTRKNKTTLTQSGRQLAKYPVDPRLAKMVLTAIDYGCVDEVFVIVSGISIQDPRERPHEKQQAADEKHSRFKVKGSDFLSFLSLWQYINEQQKSLTNNQFRKLCQKEYLSYVRIREWQDIYSQLKLTLKEQNIALTSVNWSAEKESSGDTIHQAILSGLLSHLGQLDENREYKGARNSRFFVFPGSNLAKKNPKWLMATELVETSRLFARVVAKIDPAWVEPMSAHLVKRNYSEPHWERKQGAVMAFEQVTLYGLILVAKRKVTFNKIEPHTCREIFIREALVNGDSTIKESFFQRNRDLVKDIEKLEQKARRKDFLVDEELLCQFYDERLPAEVICQRSFLSWWQKEKRKSPKLLNFTKAFLLNEDSAVVSKAEYPDVWQQQNFTLPLSYHFHPGDEDDGVSVHIPIGVLNQISDQGFDWQIPALRYELIMALIKALPKSVRRNFVPAPNYAQACFDAISPSELTLRQAMEKQLLRMTGVKIPEEAWQEVEIPVHLQMNFKIFNEKNKLVAQGRDILELQEKLQGKVKASIQKVADKGIERDDITVWDFDNIPNYYEKKVANLSIKAFPALVDHKKSVAIELFEHKPLADKAMHFGVARLVLLNIPSPIKYLQEKLPNKAKLGLYFNPFGSIAELLNDCILASCQHLIQQQGDYPRDRVAFERVKEHIRVELADAVLSLAIQVERVLSLAHDISKKLKGNVPLNMIQAHGDVKTHLASLVYKGFITNSGYQRISDIERYLKALMRRLEKLAIDVNQDRLKVIEIDKIQHLYQEALQKQKHDLALVNELGEVRWMIEELRVSLFAQNLGTAYPISAKRIKNHINQLLK